A part of Alkalinema sp. FACHB-956 genomic DNA contains:
- a CDS encoding class I SAM-dependent methyltransferase translates to MGNRNYYDTIADIYDQTRWLTESVAEEVADFIVELVNASPETSFLEPGVGTGLNVLPFVRRGYAVTGIDVSEEMLDQFRRKLHDVPQNLSLIHADASELPFPDQSFDVVLTVHMVHTVANWKTFLDEINRVLKPSGFYLNAQWITPPARMEFERYFRMILSKYEELRASKPVDKVIEEINVEEYFHSKGYQSTYVVAKEWRVSNTVEELLSFFKSRAYGLCWRVTDEIFAQVMEEFESFCVEHYGSLETELLSEAKFEIWSYTAS, encoded by the coding sequence ATGGGAAACCGCAACTACTACGACACCATTGCTGATATTTATGATCAAACTCGCTGGTTGACAGAATCTGTGGCTGAGGAAGTAGCAGACTTCATTGTTGAATTGGTGAACGCATCGCCTGAGACATCGTTTTTAGAACCGGGTGTCGGCACTGGCTTGAATGTTTTACCATTCGTCAGACGGGGCTACGCTGTCACTGGCATTGATGTGTCCGAAGAAATGCTTGATCAGTTCCGCCGAAAATTGCACGACGTTCCTCAAAATCTGAGCTTGATCCATGCTGATGCTTCAGAATTGCCGTTTCCAGATCAAAGTTTTGACGTGGTGTTAACTGTTCACATGGTTCATACTGTTGCCAATTGGAAGACTTTTCTTGATGAGATCAATCGCGTTCTGAAACCGAGCGGGTTCTATCTCAATGCCCAATGGATTACGCCCCCTGCTCGTATGGAATTTGAGCGGTATTTCCGAATGATTCTGTCAAAATATGAAGAATTACGGGCATCAAAGCCTGTAGACAAAGTAATCGAGGAGATCAATGTTGAGGAGTATTTTCACAGCAAAGGTTATCAATCGACCTATGTAGTTGCAAAGGAATGGAGGGTAAGCAACACGGTTGAGGAGCTTCTAAGTTTTTTCAAATCGCGGGCATATGGACTTTGTTGGCGAGTCACCGATGAAATCTTTGCTCAGGTCATGGAAGAGTTTGAATCGTTCTGTGTTGAGCATTATGGTTCGCTCGAAACCGAGTTATTATCTGAAGCAAAGTTTGAAATCTGGTCGTATACCGCCAGCTAA
- a CDS encoding cation transporter, with protein MSDCGCHMEAKNAAERKTLRILLLINGVMFIVGIVAGVLAHSTALVADSLDMLADASVYTMSLFAVGKSAHHKNRAATLSGIFQITLAVMVVVDVFRRFVWGSSPESDWMIAIALLALIANSYGLYLLSKHRKGEVHMRASWIFTQNDVIANFSVIIAGLLVTLFNSRYPDLMVGFGIASLVVWGGISIIRDAQRDRTTQKRM; from the coding sequence ATGTCAGACTGTGGATGTCACATGGAAGCAAAGAACGCGGCGGAGCGTAAAACGCTGCGAATTCTGCTATTGATCAATGGCGTAATGTTTATCGTCGGGATTGTGGCAGGAGTTTTGGCACATTCAACTGCCTTAGTTGCCGACTCATTAGATATGCTTGCAGATGCTTCGGTTTACACGATGTCGCTTTTTGCGGTTGGCAAATCAGCGCATCACAAGAATCGTGCAGCGACTCTCAGTGGTATTTTTCAGATTACATTAGCCGTGATGGTTGTCGTCGATGTGTTTCGACGGTTCGTTTGGGGGAGTTCACCAGAATCAGACTGGATGATAGCAATTGCTCTCTTGGCGCTGATTGCTAATAGCTATGGTTTATACCTTCTCTCAAAGCATCGTAAAGGTGAGGTACATATGCGGGCAAGTTGGATATTTACACAGAATGATGTCATTGCAAATTTCAGTGTAATTATCGCAGGTTTGCTAGTGACTCTGTTCAATTCTCGATATCCCGATCTGATGGTTGGATTTGGAATCGCAAGCCTAGTTGTTTGGGGTGGAATCAGCATTATTCGAGATGCACAACGTGACAGAACAACGCAAAAACGGATGTAG
- a CDS encoding metalloregulator ArsR/SmtB family transcription factor → MVLSARSQSTGLKAKLFRGFSDSSRLAILEALRSRPMTVSEIVEATGLSQSNTSNHLGCLRDCGLVSALQQGRYTSYQLADPRVTEILEIVDELLADVAKGVYECTRYNCSKNK, encoded by the coding sequence ATGGTTCTGTCTGCTCGATCTCAGTCCACTGGTTTGAAAGCTAAACTCTTTCGTGGGTTTTCTGATTCGTCACGATTGGCGATTTTGGAGGCGCTGCGATCGCGTCCAATGACCGTGAGTGAAATTGTTGAAGCAACTGGGCTATCGCAATCTAATACCTCAAATCATTTGGGCTGTCTGCGAGATTGTGGTCTAGTAAGTGCCCTACAGCAAGGACGTTACACGAGCTATCAACTTGCTGATCCACGAGTGACTGAGATTTTGGAAATAGTCGATGAATTACTGGCTGATGTAGCAAAAGGCGTTTATGAATGCACTCGCTACAACTGCTCAAAGAACAAATAA
- a CDS encoding sll0787 family AIR synthase-like protein, whose product MLTALVAHLQTAIGILHKQDIQTTAQVCQSVTPRSPFPVQLGDDCAAIPDGDGYLLLASEGMMPGFVEQDPWFAGWSAVMVNISDIYAMGGRAIAVVDALWSQSAEQAQPLWAGMQAAARAYNVPIVGGHTNCHSVYNALSVSILGRASRLITSFDAQPGQHLLMVVDLHGAMHPRFPFWNAATTADPAQLQEKLALLPQIAEQDLCRSGKDISMGGIIGTTLMLLETSGRGAILNLEAIPRPAHVPLETWLTVFPSYGFLLSVDAAQVPLVQQLFRDRSLACEAIGEVNGSSELVLQLQQESISFWDLAHRPLTGFKPDL is encoded by the coding sequence ATGCTAACTGCCCTGGTTGCCCACCTGCAAACTGCGATCGGTATTTTGCATAAACAAGATATTCAAACTACCGCCCAGGTTTGCCAGTCGGTCACGCCGCGATCTCCCTTCCCGGTTCAACTGGGGGATGACTGTGCCGCCATTCCCGACGGCGACGGCTATTTGCTGCTGGCCAGTGAAGGCATGATGCCGGGTTTTGTCGAGCAAGACCCTTGGTTTGCGGGTTGGTCGGCGGTGATGGTGAATATCAGTGATATCTATGCCATGGGGGGACGGGCGATCGCGGTTGTCGATGCCCTGTGGAGCCAGTCTGCTGAGCAAGCGCAACCGCTCTGGGCGGGGATGCAAGCAGCAGCCCGTGCCTACAATGTCCCCATCGTTGGCGGGCACACCAACTGCCATAGTGTCTACAATGCCCTCTCTGTCTCGATTTTGGGACGAGCCAGCCGCCTGATCACGAGCTTCGATGCCCAACCGGGGCAACACTTGCTGATGGTGGTAGATCTGCATGGCGCAATGCATCCCCGCTTTCCGTTCTGGAATGCCGCCACCACCGCAGACCCTGCGCAATTGCAGGAAAAGTTAGCGCTGTTGCCCCAGATTGCTGAGCAAGACCTGTGCAGATCGGGCAAGGATATCAGCATGGGTGGCATCATTGGCACGACCCTGATGCTGCTGGAAACCTCCGGTCGGGGTGCCATTCTGAATCTGGAAGCCATTCCCCGTCCTGCCCATGTGCCCCTGGAAACCTGGCTGACTGTCTTTCCCAGTTATGGTTTTTTACTCAGTGTGGATGCGGCTCAAGTGCCCTTAGTGCAGCAGTTGTTTCGCGATCGCTCCCTGGCCTGCGAAGCGATCGGTGAAGTCAATGGCAGTTCTGAATTGGTCTTGCAACTGCAACAGGAATCCATCAGCTTTTGGGATTTAGCCCACCGCCCCCTAACGGGATTTAAACCAGATTTGTAG
- a CDS encoding MSMEG_0567/Sll0786 family nitrogen starvation N-acetyltransferase: MTSYQFKLATTPEEIAAYYALRQTIFVHEQQLFETSDVDDIDAIAYPIIAVQANAATEPNSGDSADQIVGVVRIYETSPGFWYGGRLGTHPDYRKGWQIGKGLIYKAVTTANTWGCQQFLATVQLQNVRFFQRLHWQSVQEMTICDRPHHLMEVDLNFYPPANEIRPARPFQQVREAS; this comes from the coding sequence ATGACTTCCTATCAATTCAAACTGGCGACTACGCCTGAAGAAATCGCGGCTTACTATGCCCTGCGTCAGACCATTTTTGTCCACGAACAACAGCTTTTCGAGACCAGCGATGTGGATGACATTGATGCGATCGCCTATCCCATCATTGCCGTCCAGGCCAACGCGGCGACTGAACCCAATTCTGGCGACTCCGCCGACCAGATTGTTGGTGTAGTGCGAATTTATGAAACGAGTCCCGGTTTCTGGTATGGCGGGCGATTGGGCACCCATCCGGACTATCGCAAAGGCTGGCAAATTGGGAAAGGGTTAATCTACAAGGCGGTGACAACGGCCAATACCTGGGGCTGTCAGCAATTCCTGGCTACGGTGCAGCTTCAGAATGTGCGGTTTTTTCAGCGGTTGCACTGGCAGTCTGTTCAAGAAATGACCATTTGCGATCGCCCGCACCACCTGATGGAAGTGGATCTCAACTTTTACCCGCCAGCTAACGAGATCCGGCCTGCCCGACCCTTTCAACAAGTCAGAGAAGCGTCCTGA
- a CDS encoding MSMEG_0568 family radical SAM protein, whose protein sequence is MTKQELIAQLQTYGLQWIEPTSTVMGRKGGAGPSDHKAITIDDTTVMVPIFTESATRSPYAAVLDSRPGQAKLRFHDRDIAQISFPQWPRFYDLSTADGIPYWKIALLHSRDVLATTVLQTCMRYNDTATACQFCAIGQSLEAGRTIARKTPAQLAEVAEAAVQLDGVRQLVMTTGTPNTSDRGAAYLTECAKAIKARVNLPIQAQCEPPDDFVWFERMHAAGIENLGMHLEAADPAIRATIMPGKASVPLSYYFEAFQASVKIFGWGQVSTYLLAGLGDSLETLTEMCDRLIQIGVYPFVVPFVPITGTPLAHHPAPSSEFMQAVYGRVGAMLKQSGLRSADMKAGCAKCGACSALSSYEAA, encoded by the coding sequence CTGACGAAGCAAGAGCTCATTGCTCAACTCCAGACCTATGGGTTGCAGTGGATTGAGCCGACATCAACCGTGATGGGTCGCAAGGGGGGCGCGGGGCCGTCCGATCACAAAGCCATCACCATTGATGACACGACGGTGATGGTGCCGATCTTTACCGAGTCGGCGACGCGATCGCCCTATGCGGCTGTGCTCGACTCCAGACCCGGTCAGGCCAAACTGCGGTTTCACGATCGCGACATCGCCCAGATTTCCTTTCCCCAGTGGCCTCGGTTTTATGACCTCAGTACCGCCGATGGGATTCCCTACTGGAAAATCGCCCTGCTGCACAGCCGCGACGTACTCGCGACTACGGTCTTGCAAACCTGTATGCGCTACAACGACACGGCCACCGCTTGCCAGTTTTGCGCCATCGGCCAGTCGCTAGAGGCGGGGCGCACTATTGCCCGTAAAACTCCGGCTCAACTGGCGGAAGTGGCCGAAGCGGCTGTGCAGTTGGATGGGGTGCGGCAACTGGTGATGACCACGGGGACGCCCAACACGAGCGATCGCGGTGCGGCCTACCTGACTGAATGCGCCAAAGCGATTAAAGCCAGGGTGAATTTGCCGATCCAGGCGCAATGTGAACCCCCGGATGACTTTGTTTGGTTCGAGCGGATGCACGCCGCTGGAATTGAGAACCTGGGGATGCATCTGGAGGCTGCCGATCCAGCCATCAGAGCCACCATCATGCCTGGAAAAGCGTCGGTGCCGCTCAGTTACTACTTTGAGGCATTCCAAGCCTCGGTGAAAATCTTTGGCTGGGGACAGGTGAGCACCTATCTCCTGGCTGGATTGGGCGATAGTTTGGAAACCCTGACGGAGATGTGCGATCGCCTGATTCAAATCGGGGTCTACCCCTTTGTTGTGCCCTTTGTGCCGATTACGGGCACGCCGCTGGCGCACCATCCTGCCCCCAGCAGTGAATTCATGCAGGCCGTCTATGGGCGCGTCGGCGCAATGCTGAAGCAGTCCGGGTTACGCTCTGCCGACATGAAAGCCGGATGCGCCAAGTGTGGAGCCTGTTCTGCCCTCTCCAGTTATGAAGCTGCTTGA
- a CDS encoding DUF1348 family protein, giving the protein MPMKPPLPPFTLETAKAKVQAAEDAWNTRDPERVALAYTEDSEWRNRAEFLQGRAQIVEFLKRKWAKELDYRLRKELWCFLENRIAVRFEYEWHDDSGFWYRAYGNENWEFADNGLMMRRFASINDVPIQESDRKFRWER; this is encoded by the coding sequence ATCCCCATGAAACCTCCCCTACCCCCGTTTACCCTAGAAACCGCCAAAGCCAAAGTCCAGGCGGCTGAAGATGCCTGGAATACCCGTGACCCAGAGCGTGTCGCCCTCGCCTATACCGAAGATTCCGAATGGCGCAATCGGGCTGAGTTCTTGCAGGGACGCGCCCAGATTGTGGAATTTCTCAAGCGGAAATGGGCGAAGGAGTTGGACTATCGCTTGCGAAAGGAACTGTGGTGTTTTCTGGAGAATCGTATTGCGGTGCGGTTTGAATACGAATGGCACGACGATTCTGGCTTCTGGTATCGCGCCTACGGCAATGAAAACTGGGAGTTTGCTGACAATGGGCTGATGATGCGCCGATTCGCCAGCATTAACGATGTTCCGATTCAAGAATCCGATCGCAAATTTCGCTGGGAGCGGTAA
- a CDS encoding Nit6803 family nitrilase, which translates to MDYSRIVRAAAVQISPVLFSREGTTEKVLQAIAKAASAGAQLVVFPETVVPYYPYFSFVQPPVLMGKEHMRLYEEAVTIPGPTTDAVSQAACSHNIVVVLGVNERDHGSLYNTQLIFDADGTLVLKRRKITPTYHERMVWGQGDGAGLRTVDTAVGRVGALACWEHYNPLARFALMTQHEQIHCAQFPGSMVGQIFADQIEVTIRHHALESGCFVINATAWLSPEQVGQITPDEKLQRFLSNGCNTAIIGPEGNHLCPPVTEGEGMAIADLDFSLITKRKRMMDSVGHYSRPDLLQLHANLTAQSLIAPTPVPDFAPLDLPVPDANAVSPVFTLNESP; encoded by the coding sequence ATGGATTATTCACGCATTGTTCGTGCAGCGGCAGTTCAAATCAGTCCAGTGCTGTTTAGCCGCGAGGGCACAACCGAGAAGGTCTTGCAGGCGATCGCCAAAGCGGCCTCGGCAGGGGCGCAACTGGTGGTTTTTCCCGAAACCGTTGTGCCCTACTATCCCTACTTCTCCTTTGTGCAACCGCCCGTCCTGATGGGCAAAGAGCACATGCGGCTGTACGAAGAAGCCGTGACGATTCCAGGGCCAACCACCGATGCCGTCAGTCAGGCTGCCTGTTCCCACAATATCGTCGTTGTCTTGGGAGTCAATGAGCGCGATCACGGCTCCCTCTATAACACCCAACTGATCTTTGATGCTGATGGCACCCTGGTACTGAAACGGCGCAAGATAACCCCGACCTACCATGAGCGCATGGTGTGGGGGCAAGGCGACGGAGCCGGATTGCGAACGGTGGACACCGCCGTGGGCCGGGTGGGTGCGTTGGCCTGTTGGGAGCATTACAATCCCCTGGCTCGCTTTGCCCTGATGACCCAGCACGAACAAATCCACTGTGCTCAGTTTCCTGGGTCGATGGTCGGGCAGATTTTTGCCGATCAAATCGAAGTGACCATTCGCCACCACGCCCTGGAATCGGGTTGTTTTGTGATCAATGCCACGGCGTGGCTGTCGCCGGAACAGGTGGGGCAAATTACCCCGGATGAAAAGCTGCAACGGTTCCTCAGCAACGGCTGTAATACGGCAATTATTGGCCCGGAGGGGAATCACCTGTGTCCGCCTGTGACCGAGGGAGAGGGCATGGCGATCGCTGACCTTGACTTCTCCCTGATCACCAAGCGCAAACGGATGATGGACTCCGTGGGGCATTACTCCCGCCCGGACTTATTGCAACTGCATGCCAACCTGACGGCTCAATCTCTGATTGCCCCCACGCCGGTTCCAGACTTCGCCCCACTGGATTTGCCCGTTCCAGACGCGAATGCTGTTTCACCTGTGTTCACCCTGAATGAATCCCCATGA
- a CDS encoding MSMEG_0572/Sll0783 family nitrogen starvation response protein, producing the protein MAEVTAPAHQTGDFFVDYEEKVFPDVKAEPGEKALVTFHTVAFEGSIGFVNLLQATRLQRKGFETSVLLYGPGVTLGVQRGFPKLGDAAFPGHQNFNEQLTKFMAEGGKVYACRFALQALYGHGEPSLIPGIRPINPLDVLDLVLLHRKDGAFILDTWTL; encoded by the coding sequence ATGGCTGAAGTGACTGCCCCAGCGCATCAAACGGGTGATTTCTTTGTTGATTACGAAGAAAAGGTTTTTCCCGATGTCAAAGCCGAACCGGGTGAAAAAGCCCTGGTGACCTTCCACACCGTTGCCTTTGAAGGCTCAATTGGTTTTGTTAACTTGCTGCAAGCCACCCGACTACAGCGCAAGGGCTTTGAGACTTCAGTGCTGTTGTATGGCCCCGGTGTAACCTTGGGTGTGCAGCGAGGATTTCCGAAACTCGGTGATGCTGCCTTTCCGGGTCACCAAAACTTCAACGAGCAACTGACCAAGTTTATGGCCGAAGGTGGCAAAGTCTATGCCTGTCGCTTTGCGCTACAAGCCCTGTATGGTCACGGCGAACCCTCGTTGATTCCTGGCATTCGCCCGATCAATCCGCTGGATGTGCTGGATTTGGTGTTGCTGCATCGCAAAGATGGAGCCTTCATTCTCGATACCTGGACACTCTAG